The Schistosoma mansoni, WGS project CABG00000000 data, chromosome 3 unplaced supercontig 0141, strain Puerto Rico, whole genome shotgun sequence genome includes a window with the following:
- a CDS encoding 60S ribosomal protein L26, putative, with translation MKFNKLVSSSRRKTRKRYFNAPSHIRRRLMSAPLSKELRSKYKVRSMPIRKGDEVQIVRGERKDCNPAKVIRVYRKKYVIHIERLQCRKMNGAYAPIGIHPSNVVIHKLKLDKDRRSLLERKAAGKLAGQDKNKYTEETIES, from the exons ATGAAGTTTAATAAGCTTGTTAGTAGCTCGCGTCGTAAAACCCGTAAACGTTACTTCAACGCCCCTTCTCACATTCGTCGGCGGCTGATGAGCGCTCCTCTATCGAAAGAGCTTCGATCTAAATACAAAGTTCGGAGTATGCCCATCCGCAAAGGAGATGAAGTACAGATTGTTCGAGGTGAGCGAAAGGATTGCAACCCCGCAAAGGTCATCCGTGTTTACCGGAAGAAATATGTAATCCACATCGAGAGGCTACAATGTCGTAAAATGAATGGAGCATATGCGCCTATCGGCATCCACCCATCTAAT GTTGTGATACACAAATTAAAGTTGGATAAAGATCGTCGTTCATTACTGGAACGCAAAGCTGCTGGAAAACTTGCTGGACAAGACAAAAATAAGTATACAGAGGAAACTATTGAGTCCTAA